A section of the Triticum dicoccoides isolate Atlit2015 ecotype Zavitan chromosome 7A, WEW_v2.0, whole genome shotgun sequence genome encodes:
- the LOC119332032 gene encoding protein BTR1-like isoform X1, which produces MGSSPPPATDDDRYQDPMWERRTHARILVRDADAGRIIGSAGSSIAAMEKEAGSGARITLSGRDQILAGTDRRVVFLSGPFRAVMDAADLLLHKIPPRYQGEQADNTVVLVVPYACCGALIGKGGTLIKWLAQESNAGITVSHHRLCYGFNDRLVNITGRLEHQLQAIFLILSELLDDVHYLSSYQSVGFPRCHVSSVGCDGDAQDEHVERYHSRPDTPVGSPDVDDGRDVQGTLTIAVATEYVGAVIGRGGRVIKEIQQATGVLITVFKGKLLPGMRERWVGTNDIQQGGGDQRDAGGGGCRGGDDRGAHLVRHGSPPRAEPAGWRGEEALCGVASAGAMQQSRAEQSIEMVVVVVVVVEQEGRRCCNCFLVGFALRCWSSKNDY; this is translated from the exons ATgggctcctccccgccgccggccaccgaCGACGACCGCTACCAAG ACCCGATGTGGGAGAGGCGGACGCACGCGAGGATCCTGGTCCGCGACGCCGACGCCGGCCGCATCATCGGCAGCGCGGGGTCCTCCATCGCCGCCATGGAGAAGGAGGCCGGCTCCGGCGCCCGCATCACGCTCTCCGGCAGGGACCAGATCCTCGCCGGCACCGACCGCCGCGTCGTCTTCCTCTCCGGCCCCTTCCGCGCCGTCATGGAcgccgccgacctcctcctccaCAAGATCCCCCCCCGCTACCAG GGCGAGCAGGCGGACAACACGGTGGTGCTGGTGGTGCCCTACGCCTGCTGCGGCGCGCTCATCGGCAAAGGAGGGACGCTCATCAA GTGGTTAGCTCAAGAGTCAAATGCTGGCATCACGGTCTCACACCACCGACTCTGCTACGGTTTCAATGACAGACTGGTTAACATCACCGGGCGCTTGGAACATCAGCTGCAGGCCATATTCCTTATACTCTCCGAGCTGCTTGACGATGTCCACTACTTATCCTCCTACCAAA GCGTTGGTTTTCCACGTTGTCATGTTTCAAGCGTTGGGTGTGACGGTGATGCTCAAGATGAGCATGTCGAGAGATACCACAGCAGG CCCGACACTCCCGTGGGGTCACCTGACGTCGACGACGGCAGAGACGTACAAGGGACTCTGACCATCGCTGTCGCGACTGAGTACGTGGGCGCCGTCATTGGTCGTGGTGGGAGGGTCATCAAGGAGATCCAACAG GCTACGGGCGTGTTGATCACGGTGTTCAAGGGGAAGCTCTTACCTGGGATGAGGGAAAGGTGGGTGGGCACCAACGACATACAGCAG GGAGGTGGTGATCAGCGGGACGCGGGAGGCGGTGGATGCCGCGGAGGCGATGATCGCGGAGCACATCTCGTACGCCATGGGTCGCCGCCGCGGGCGGAACCAGCAGGGtggcgaggggaggaggccttgTGTGGAGTAGCCTCAGCAGGAGCAATGCAGcaaagcagagcagagcagagcatagAAATGGTAGTGGTAGTGGTAGTGGTAGTAGAGCAGGAAGGAAGGAGATGTTGCAATTGTTTTTTGGTGGGTTTTGCGTTGCGTTGCTGGAGCAGCAAAAATGACTACTAG
- the LOC119332032 gene encoding protein BTR1-like isoform X2, with the protein MGSSPPPATDDDRYQDPMWERRTHARILVRDADAGRIIGSAGSSIAAMEKEAGSGARITLSGRDQILAGTDRRVVFLSGPFRAVMDAADLLLHKIPPRYQGEQADNTVVLVVPYACCGALIGKGGTLIKWLAQESNAGITVSHHRLCYGFNDRLVNITGRLEHQLQAIFLILSELLDDVHYLSSYQSVGFPRCHVSSVGCDGDAQDEHVERYHSRPDTPVGSPDVDDGRDVQGTLTIAVATEYVGAVIGRGGRVIKEIQQATGVLITVFKGKLLPGMREREVVISGTREAVDAAEAMIAEHISYAMGRRRGRNQQGGEGRRPCVE; encoded by the exons ATgggctcctccccgccgccggccaccgaCGACGACCGCTACCAAG ACCCGATGTGGGAGAGGCGGACGCACGCGAGGATCCTGGTCCGCGACGCCGACGCCGGCCGCATCATCGGCAGCGCGGGGTCCTCCATCGCCGCCATGGAGAAGGAGGCCGGCTCCGGCGCCCGCATCACGCTCTCCGGCAGGGACCAGATCCTCGCCGGCACCGACCGCCGCGTCGTCTTCCTCTCCGGCCCCTTCCGCGCCGTCATGGAcgccgccgacctcctcctccaCAAGATCCCCCCCCGCTACCAG GGCGAGCAGGCGGACAACACGGTGGTGCTGGTGGTGCCCTACGCCTGCTGCGGCGCGCTCATCGGCAAAGGAGGGACGCTCATCAA GTGGTTAGCTCAAGAGTCAAATGCTGGCATCACGGTCTCACACCACCGACTCTGCTACGGTTTCAATGACAGACTGGTTAACATCACCGGGCGCTTGGAACATCAGCTGCAGGCCATATTCCTTATACTCTCCGAGCTGCTTGACGATGTCCACTACTTATCCTCCTACCAAA GCGTTGGTTTTCCACGTTGTCATGTTTCAAGCGTTGGGTGTGACGGTGATGCTCAAGATGAGCATGTCGAGAGATACCACAGCAGG CCCGACACTCCCGTGGGGTCACCTGACGTCGACGACGGCAGAGACGTACAAGGGACTCTGACCATCGCTGTCGCGACTGAGTACGTGGGCGCCGTCATTGGTCGTGGTGGGAGGGTCATCAAGGAGATCCAACAG GCTACGGGCGTGTTGATCACGGTGTTCAAGGGGAAGCTCTTACCTGGGATGAGGGAAAG GGAGGTGGTGATCAGCGGGACGCGGGAGGCGGTGGATGCCGCGGAGGCGATGATCGCGGAGCACATCTCGTACGCCATGGGTCGCCGCCGCGGGCGGAACCAGCAGGGtggcgaggggaggaggccttgTGTGGAGTAG